A genomic stretch from Acetobacter ascendens includes:
- a CDS encoding P-II family nitrogen regulator produces the protein MKKIEAIIKPFKLDEVKEALHELGLQGITVIEAKGFGRQKGHTELYRGAEYIVDFLPKMKIEVVCPASMVERAVEAISAAARTGRIGDGKIFVSPVDDVVRIRTGERGEDAI, from the coding sequence ATGAAGAAGATCGAGGCCATAATCAAGCCCTTCAAGCTGGATGAGGTAAAAGAAGCCCTCCATGAGCTTGGGTTGCAGGGTATTACCGTGATCGAAGCCAAGGGTTTCGGGCGGCAGAAGGGGCATACGGAGCTTTATCGCGGCGCGGAATACATTGTTGATTTCCTGCCCAAGATGAAGATTGAAGTTGTCTGCCCTGCTTCCATGGTGGAGCGGGCGGTAGAAGCCATTTCCGCTGCGGCCCGCACAGGCCGGATTGGCGATGGCAAGATTTTCGTGAGTCCGGTGGATGACGTGGTGCGAATCCGTACCGGAGAACGAGGGGAAGACGCAATCTAA
- the glnA gene encoding type I glutamate--ammonia ligase: MVKKTAPAGDSKAAAIAKVFDLIQEHSVELVDLRFTDPKGKWHHTCQYVSTIEEDSFTDGFMFDGSSIGGWKAINESDMVLLPDPTSAVMDPFSARPQLILFCDIIEPSTGQPYNRDPRSTAKLAEQYLKSSGLGDTAFFGPEAEFFIFDNVLFGTGPNYGKFQLDSIEGPDASLKEYPEGNMGHRPGVKGGYFPVPPVDSESDLRAEMLAAMGEMGLAIEKHHHEVAQSQHELGTKFETLVRAADFMQIYKYCVHNVANSYGKTATFMPKPIYGDNGSGMHVHQSIWKDGKPTFAGNGYADLSDTALYYIGGIIKHAKALNAFTNPSTNSYKRLIPGFEAPVLLAYSARNRSASCRIPYATSPKAKRVEVRFPDPTANPYLAFAAMLMAGMDGIKNKIHPGDAMDKDLYDLPPEELKQIPTVAGSLREALEALAADHEFLLAGGVFTKDQIESYITLKWDDVYRFEHTPHPVEFEMYYSV; this comes from the coding sequence ATGGTAAAGAAAACAGCTCCGGCGGGTGACAGCAAGGCTGCTGCAATTGCCAAGGTTTTTGATCTGATTCAGGAACACTCTGTGGAACTGGTAGATTTGCGTTTTACAGACCCAAAGGGCAAGTGGCATCATACATGCCAGTATGTTAGCACCATCGAGGAAGATAGCTTTACCGATGGCTTCATGTTTGATGGATCTTCCATCGGCGGGTGGAAAGCCATTAACGAAAGCGACATGGTTCTGCTGCCGGATCCGACATCCGCAGTGATGGACCCTTTCTCTGCTCGTCCGCAGCTGATCCTGTTCTGCGATATTATCGAACCTTCCACCGGGCAGCCTTACAACCGCGACCCGCGCTCCACCGCCAAGCTGGCTGAGCAGTACCTCAAGTCCTCCGGTCTGGGTGATACGGCATTTTTTGGCCCGGAAGCTGAATTCTTTATTTTCGACAACGTGCTGTTTGGCACTGGCCCGAACTACGGCAAGTTCCAGCTCGACAGCATTGAAGGCCCCGATGCATCCCTGAAGGAATATCCTGAAGGCAACATGGGCCACCGTCCGGGTGTGAAGGGTGGTTACTTCCCCGTACCGCCAGTGGATAGCGAAAGCGATCTGCGCGCAGAAATGCTGGCAGCCATGGGCGAAATGGGCCTGGCGATTGAAAAGCACCACCATGAAGTGGCGCAGTCTCAGCACGAACTTGGCACCAAGTTTGAAACGCTGGTACGCGCAGCAGACTTCATGCAGATCTATAAGTACTGTGTGCACAATGTTGCCAATTCCTACGGCAAGACAGCAACATTTATGCCTAAGCCCATCTATGGCGATAACGGCTCCGGCATGCACGTTCACCAGTCCATCTGGAAAGATGGCAAGCCCACATTTGCTGGCAATGGGTATGCAGACCTGTCCGATACGGCCCTGTATTACATTGGCGGCATTATCAAGCACGCCAAGGCACTTAACGCCTTCACCAACCCGTCCACCAACTCCTACAAGCGCCTGATTCCGGGCTTTGAAGCACCTGTGCTGCTGGCATATTCCGCCCGCAACCGTTCTGCTTCTTGCCGTATTCCGTACGCAACAAGCCCCAAAGCCAAGCGTGTTGAAGTGCGCTTCCCGGATCCCACAGCTAACCCATATCTGGCATTCGCTGCCATGCTGATGGCTGGTATGGACGGCATTAAGAACAAGATCCACCCGGGCGATGCCATGGACAAGGATCTGTATGACCTGCCGCCGGAAGAACTGAAGCAGATCCCGACAGTTGCGGGCTCCCTGCGTGAAGCTCTGGAAGCTCTGGCTGCGGATCATGAGTTCCTGCTGGCTGGTGGCGTGTTCACCAAAGACCAGATCGAAAGCTACATCACCCTGAAATGGGATGATGTGTACCGTTTCGAACACACACCGCACCCGGTTGAATTCGAAATGTACTACTCCGTCTGA
- a CDS encoding IS5 family transposase (programmed frameshift), producing MRRYNLRDDQWERIKDLLPGREGYVGGTAVNNRLFVEAVLYRYRAGIPWRDLPARFGDWKNVHRRLRRWCESGVIERIFRYLAADYDNEYMMIDSTIVRAHQHSAGALKKGARNQAIGRSRGGLTTKIHAICDALGNPVELGITPGQDADITQAEPLLENIEPDAFLADKAYDADRLIDRLIQRGITPVIPPKRNRTTRRKTDFSLYRERNLVERFFNKLKQFRAIATRYDKLKSTFLAAVQFASIIILLN from the exons ATGCGGCGCTATAATTTACGCGATGACCAGTGGGAGCGGATAAAGGATCTTCTTCCTGGTCGAGAAGGCTATGTCGGCGGCACTGCGGTGAACAACCGTCTGTTCGTGGAGGCGGTGTTGTATCGCTATCGCGCGGGTATTCCATGGCGCGACCTTCCTGCCCGTTTCGGTGACTGGAAAAACGTGCACCGGCGTCTGCGCCGCTGGTGTGAAAGCGGCGTCATCGAACGGATATTTCGTTATCTGGCCGCTGATTACGACAACGAATACATGATGATCGACAGCACAATTGTCCGAGCGCATCAGCATAGTGCCGGAGCTCTCAAAAAAGGGGCACGGA ATCAGGCCATCGGACGATCACGAGGCGGGCTAACTACAAAGATCCATGCCATCTGCGACGCTCTGGGCAATCCAGTGGAACTCGGCATCACACCGGGACAGGATGCCGATATCACCCAGGCAGAACCACTTCTGGAAAACATCGAACCGGATGCTTTCCTTGCTGACAAGGCGTATGACGCGGACAGGTTGATCGATCGGCTGATACAGCGCGGGATTACCCCGGTCATCCCGCCAAAACGCAACAGAACGACACGACGGAAAACCGATTTTTCTCTCTACCGCGAACGGAACCTTGTTGAGAGGTTCTTCAATAAACTCAAGCAGTTTCGCGCTATCGCAACCCGCTACGATAAACTGAAATCGACCTTCCTCGCAGCCGTGCAGTTCGCCTCAATCATCATCCTGCTTAACTGA
- a CDS encoding energy transducer TonB: MQLQADTPDRHHYNFPLVFAKDTPQKLFGIFLPIATLQDLAKAPQLSVKVKVPGQAAYTLHYGTEGLSKSLATLYNWRHTTEDKDEYAVIKVMSAVDKTVRLNRINNAAPVYLAAEENKNLEGRVLARCDITAAGAPTNCVVLKTMGGANFTKSALTYLQQVRFALSGNNVADGVKGHVFTVRFKLD, translated from the coding sequence GTGCAGTTACAGGCAGATACGCCAGATAGGCACCACTATAATTTCCCCTTGGTGTTTGCCAAAGATACACCGCAAAAATTGTTCGGCATCTTTTTGCCAATTGCCACATTGCAGGATCTCGCCAAGGCACCCCAGCTGAGCGTGAAAGTCAAAGTGCCGGGGCAGGCTGCCTATACGCTTCATTACGGCACAGAGGGTTTATCCAAAAGTTTGGCAACCCTGTATAACTGGCGCCACACAACGGAAGATAAGGACGAATACGCCGTTATCAAGGTCATGTCTGCCGTAGATAAAACCGTGCGGCTTAATCGTATCAACAATGCAGCCCCCGTTTACCTGGCCGCGGAAGAAAACAAAAATCTGGAAGGCCGCGTGCTGGCGCGGTGCGATATTACTGCGGCAGGTGCCCCTACCAACTGCGTGGTGCTTAAAACCATGGGCGGCGCAAATTTTACAAAAAGTGCGCTAACATATTTGCAGCAGGTGCGTTTTGCCCTTTCGGGTAACAATGTTGCAGATGGTGTTAAAGGCCATGTGTTTACCGTACGCTTCAAGTTGGACTGA
- a CDS encoding IS5-like element IS12528 family transposase, which translates to MWTPAQRGRMAGITRKTKRYPSDLTDEEWERIAPLMPPANRRGRKRTTDFREIINALRYLVRSGCGWEMLPVHFGPWQTVYWWFRRLMRRFLFQTIHDVCLMLDREATGRETSPSGGVIDSQSIKAPHAKTRGYDAGKKIVGRKRHIAVDTDGRLLLVQLTTADISDSAGGQMILDAIRKRWPWVKHLFADGAYDRLQLMDKATFLDFTVEIIRRSETAKGFEILPRRWVVERTFGWMIRWRRLVKDYEQRIDVAEAMIHIAMGSLMLRRNAHP; encoded by the coding sequence ATGTGGACGCCAGCACAACGAGGCCGCATGGCCGGAATTACACGCAAGACGAAACGCTATCCGTCTGATCTGACAGATGAGGAATGGGAGCGCATAGCGCCTCTGATGCCCCCTGCGAACCGGCGTGGTCGGAAACGGACAACCGATTTCCGTGAGATCATCAATGCTCTGCGCTATCTCGTGCGCTCAGGCTGCGGTTGGGAGATGCTTCCGGTTCATTTTGGCCCATGGCAAACGGTTTACTGGTGGTTCCGCAGGCTGATGCGCCGTTTCCTGTTCCAGACCATTCATGATGTCTGTCTGATGCTCGATCGTGAAGCGACAGGACGCGAAACCAGTCCATCGGGTGGTGTCATTGATAGCCAGAGTATCAAGGCACCCCACGCAAAGACACGTGGTTATGACGCAGGCAAGAAGATCGTCGGTCGGAAACGTCACATCGCAGTTGATACGGATGGCCGCCTTCTCCTGGTCCAGCTGACAACAGCCGATATTTCGGACAGTGCAGGAGGACAGATGATCCTTGATGCCATTCGTAAACGCTGGCCTTGGGTGAAGCACCTGTTTGCCGATGGAGCCTATGACCGCCTCCAGTTGATGGATAAGGCCACTTTTCTCGACTTCACAGTCGAGATCATCCGGCGGTCAGAGACAGCAAAAGGGTTTGAAATCCTGCCGCGTCGGTGGGTTGTGGAACGGACCTTCGGTTGGATGATCCGCTGGCGTCGCCTTGTGAAGGACTACGAACAGCGGATCGACGTCGCAGAGGCCATGATCCACATCGCCATGGGAAGCCTCATGCTACGCCGAAACGCTCATCCGTGA
- a CDS encoding S24/S26 family peptidase — MIPAERIWHALDTLAQERGLTPSGLARAAGLDATTFNPSRRYTGNGVWRWPALPSLLRALDVLRVSLGQFEAHLWGHAQPEEAALQAPCFMRSLPLSWLDQEGVLDRAGLPAGGLWEQEETFFSLPSSSAYMLQVDTEGMEPTLRLGCSLVVQPALHPRGADRVVLIRPGQAPVVGILQEKPVLAIQPFGRSALQPVPTAAAGVWLHRIVLISG; from the coding sequence ATGATACCGGCAGAGCGCATATGGCACGCGCTGGATACGCTGGCGCAGGAGCGAGGGCTTACGCCCTCTGGCTTGGCACGGGCGGCAGGGCTGGATGCGACCACTTTCAACCCCTCGCGCCGCTACACTGGCAATGGCGTGTGGCGCTGGCCTGCGCTGCCAAGCCTGCTGCGTGCGCTGGATGTGCTGCGTGTTTCCCTAGGGCAGTTTGAGGCTCATCTCTGGGGGCATGCACAACCAGAAGAGGCAGCACTTCAGGCGCCATGTTTTATGCGTAGCCTGCCGCTTTCATGGCTAGATCAGGAAGGTGTGCTGGACCGCGCAGGTCTGCCCGCCGGAGGGTTGTGGGAGCAGGAAGAAACATTTTTCAGCCTGCCGTCATCCTCGGCTTACATGTTGCAGGTGGATACGGAAGGCATGGAACCCACATTGCGGCTTGGGTGTTCCTTGGTGGTGCAACCTGCCTTGCACCCGCGTGGGGCAGACCGCGTGGTGCTGATACGCCCGGGCCAAGCCCCTGTTGTGGGCATTTTGCAAGAAAAACCCGTGCTGGCCATTCAGCCCTTTGGGCGCAGCGCCTTGCAGCCTGTGCCAACTGCCGCCGCTGGTGTATGGCTGCACCGTATTGTGCTGATATCGGGTTAA
- the lepA gene encoding translation elongation factor 4, with the protein MTDTPLSLIRNFSIIAHIDHGKSTLADRLIQACGALTAREMTNQVLDNMDLERERGITIKAQTVRLTYPAKDGNTYVLNLMDTPGHVDFAYEVSRSLAACEGSLLVVDASQGVEAQTLANVYQAIDANHEIVPVLNKVDLPAAEPERVKAQIEEVIGIPADDAVEISAKTGLNIEGVLEAVVTRLPPPTGDAEKPLQAMLIDSWYDPYLGVIVLVRIKEGRLKRGMKVRMMSSGAVHQVDQVGVFAPRMTSVESLGPGEMGFINAAIKTVADCNVGDTITDDRRPAEKPLSGFKPSIPVVWCGLYPVVADDFEKLRDSLAKLRLNDASFHYEAETSAALGFGFRCGFLGLLHLEIIQERLSREFDLDLIATAPSVVYKITRTNGEREELHNPADMPDSSLIETIEEPWIKATIMVPDEYLGAVLTLCTERRGVQVDLTYVGSRAMAVYRLPLNEVVFDFYDRLKSLTRGYASFDYQMDGYEESDLVRISILVNQEPVDALSFIAHRTAAESRGRSICARLKDLIPRQLFKIAIQAAIGSKVIARETIGALSKDVTAKCYGGDISRKRKLLEKQKEGKKRMRQFGKVEIPQSAFLAALKMEH; encoded by the coding sequence ATGACCGATACACCCCTTTCGCTCATCCGCAATTTTTCCATCATCGCACATATCGATCATGGAAAATCCACTCTGGCTGACCGCCTGATTCAGGCGTGCGGTGCCCTAACCGCGCGTGAAATGACCAATCAGGTTCTGGACAACATGGATCTGGAGCGTGAGCGTGGCATTACCATTAAGGCGCAAACCGTCCGGCTGACTTATCCGGCCAAGGATGGCAACACCTATGTGCTGAACCTGATGGACACCCCCGGACACGTGGACTTCGCTTACGAAGTCAGCCGGTCTTTGGCGGCGTGTGAGGGATCTTTGCTGGTGGTGGATGCCTCTCAGGGGGTGGAAGCGCAAACACTGGCCAACGTGTATCAGGCTATTGATGCCAACCACGAAATTGTGCCCGTGCTCAACAAGGTAGATCTGCCCGCAGCAGAACCCGAGCGCGTAAAGGCCCAGATTGAAGAAGTTATTGGCATTCCGGCTGATGATGCAGTGGAAATTTCCGCCAAAACCGGCCTGAATATTGAAGGCGTGCTGGAAGCTGTTGTCACCCGCCTGCCACCCCCAACAGGTGATGCGGAAAAACCCCTGCAGGCTATGCTGATTGATAGCTGGTATGACCCGTATTTGGGTGTGATCGTGCTGGTGCGTATCAAGGAAGGGCGGCTCAAGCGCGGCATGAAGGTGCGCATGATGTCCTCCGGCGCTGTGCATCAGGTGGATCAGGTGGGTGTATTCGCCCCGCGCATGACCAGCGTTGAAAGCCTTGGACCGGGTGAAATGGGCTTTATCAACGCGGCTATCAAAACCGTGGCGGACTGTAATGTGGGTGACACCATTACGGATGATCGCCGCCCGGCAGAAAAGCCTTTGTCGGGGTTCAAACCCTCCATTCCCGTGGTGTGGTGTGGCTTGTACCCCGTTGTGGCAGATGACTTTGAAAAACTGCGCGATAGCCTTGCCAAGCTGCGCCTGAACGATGCCTCCTTCCACTATGAGGCCGAAACATCCGCAGCCCTTGGCTTTGGGTTCCGTTGCGGCTTTCTTGGTTTGCTGCACCTGGAAATCATTCAGGAACGCCTCTCGCGCGAGTTCGATCTGGATCTGATCGCAACCGCACCTTCCGTTGTGTACAAAATTACTCGCACCAATGGTGAGCGTGAGGAACTGCACAACCCGGCGGATATGCCCGATTCCTCTCTGATTGAAACCATTGAGGAACCGTGGATTAAAGCCACCATCATGGTGCCGGATGAATATCTGGGCGCGGTGCTAACGCTGTGCACAGAACGGCGCGGCGTGCAGGTGGATCTCACCTATGTGGGCAGCCGTGCCATGGCAGTGTATCGCCTACCGCTGAACGAAGTGGTGTTTGATTTCTATGACCGCCTGAAATCACTCACCCGTGGGTATGCCAGCTTTGATTACCAGATGGATGGGTATGAGGAGAGTGACCTTGTGCGTATTTCCATTCTGGTAAATCAGGAACCGGTGGATGCGCTCTCCTTCATTGCGCATCGCACGGCGGCGGAATCTCGTGGGCGTTCCATTTGCGCGCGGCTGAAGGACCTTATCCCCCGCCAGTTGTTCAAGATTGCCATTCAGGCGGCCATTGGCAGCAAGGTGATTGCGCGTGAAACCATTGGCGCACTTTCCAAGGATGTGACGGCCAAGTGTTATGGTGGTGATATCTCCCGTAAGCGCAAACTTCTGGAAAAGCAGAAGGAAGGTAAAAAGCGCATGCGGCAGTTTGGTAAGGTGGAAATTCCGCAAAGCGCCTTCCTGGCCGCGCTTAAAATGGAACACTGA
- the metX gene encoding homoserine O-acetyltransferase MetX — protein MNSTTPLAIGEQQHVQFTEGLGLDCGVTLAPVDIAYRTYGTLSEKRDNAILICHAFTGDQYVAEEHPLTGKPGWWSRMVGPGKPIDTNRFFVICSNVLGGCMGSTGPRSTRTDAEGDGTELWGTAFPPITIRDMVRAQHKLVRALGIEKLFAVIGGSMGGMQVLEWTVTYPQMMLAAMPIATAPFHSAQNIAFNEVGRQAIIADPDWRGGRYWADDVVPARGLAVARMMGHITYLSEEALTRKFGRRMRRGPVGGQGPEGPVSMFSDIFEVESYLRYQGSTFVRRFDANSYLTITRAMDWFDIAADHDGELTHAFAGTPVRFCVVSFSSDWLFPTSAARTLVRALNRAAANVSFVEIETDKGHDAFLLEEPDFDRTVRGFLCGVAEHAGFA, from the coding sequence ATGAACAGCACAACACCCTTGGCTATTGGTGAACAGCAGCATGTCCAGTTTACCGAAGGGCTGGGGCTGGATTGCGGCGTTACCCTTGCCCCTGTTGATATTGCCTACCGCACCTATGGCACGCTTTCAGAAAAGCGGGATAACGCCATACTGATCTGCCACGCCTTTACGGGGGATCAGTACGTGGCGGAGGAGCACCCGCTTACGGGCAAGCCCGGTTGGTGGAGCCGTATGGTCGGGCCGGGAAAGCCCATTGATACCAACAGGTTTTTTGTTATCTGCTCCAACGTGCTGGGGGGCTGCATGGGCAGCACCGGCCCACGCTCCACCCGCACGGATGCAGAGGGTGATGGCACAGAGCTTTGGGGCACGGCGTTTCCGCCCATTACCATTCGAGATATGGTGCGCGCGCAGCACAAGCTTGTGCGGGCCTTGGGCATAGAAAAACTGTTTGCCGTTATTGGTGGCTCTATGGGCGGCATGCAGGTGCTGGAATGGACAGTCACTTACCCGCAGATGATGCTGGCAGCCATGCCCATTGCCACAGCACCCTTCCATTCTGCCCAGAATATTGCGTTTAACGAGGTTGGGCGGCAGGCTATTATTGCAGACCCGGACTGGCGCGGTGGCCGCTATTGGGCGGATGATGTTGTGCCTGCCCGTGGTTTGGCTGTGGCCCGTATGATGGGCCATATTACCTACCTTTCGGAAGAAGCCTTAACGCGCAAATTTGGCCGCCGTATGCGGCGCGGGCCTGTTGGCGGGCAGGGGCCAGAAGGCCCTGTTTCCATGTTCAGCGATATTTTTGAAGTGGAATCTTACCTGCGTTATCAGGGTTCCACCTTTGTGCGTCGGTTTGATGCTAACTCCTACCTGACCATTACCCGCGCGATGGATTGGTTTGATATTGCCGCAGACCATGATGGAGAACTCACACACGCTTTTGCCGGTACGCCGGTGCGGTTTTGTGTGGTGTCGTTCTCGTCCGACTGGTTGTTCCCCACATCGGCAGCCCGCACATTGGTGCGTGCGCTCAACCGGGCTGCGGCCAATGTCTCGTTTGTAGAAATCGAGACAGACAAAGGGCACGATGCTTTCTTGCTGGAAGAACCGGATTTTGACCGCACAGTGCGTGGCTTTTTGTGCGGTGTGGCCGAACATGCGGGGTTTGCCTGA
- the metW gene encoding methionine biosynthesis protein MetW codes for MRLDQRLIAEMIAPGTRVLDIGSGDGALIDHLFRYRGCDARGIELNMELVTKSVAHGLPVVHGDADHDLAHYPHHAFDYVVLQRTLQAVARPREVLRQMLRIGRHAIVSFPNFGHWELRLKLLLSGRMPMTSVWHTPWYETPNIHPCTIRDFLELCKQDGYIVEQWMAVDEEGERAPWRRSIRLANLFGEQALFLLRRRNG; via the coding sequence ATGCGCCTTGACCAGCGGCTGATTGCCGAAATGATAGCCCCTGGCACCCGCGTGCTGGATATTGGCAGCGGAGATGGCGCACTTATTGACCATCTGTTCCGTTACCGTGGGTGTGATGCGCGTGGTATTGAGCTGAATATGGAGCTTGTTACCAAGTCCGTCGCGCATGGGCTGCCTGTGGTGCATGGTGATGCAGACCACGATCTGGCGCATTATCCGCACCATGCGTTTGATTACGTGGTGCTGCAACGCACCTTGCAGGCTGTGGCCCGCCCGCGGGAGGTGCTGCGGCAAATGCTGCGTATCGGGCGGCATGCCATTGTCTCATTCCCCAATTTTGGGCATTGGGAACTTCGGCTTAAGCTGCTGCTCAGCGGCCGCATGCCCATGACATCCGTCTGGCATACTCCGTGGTATGAAACCCCGAACATCCACCCCTGTACCATCCGCGATTTTTTGGAGCTGTGTAAGCAGGATGGCTACATTGTAGAGCAATGGATGGCCGTGGATGAGGAGGGGGAACGCGCCCCGTGGCGGCGCTCTATCCGGTTGGCTAACCTGTTTGGAGAGCAAGCACTTTTCCTGCTTCGGCGCCGTAATGGCTAG
- a CDS encoding DEAD/DEAH box helicase: MTKFSDLALAPPLLKALAEQGYDTPTPIQERSIPYLLQGRDLLGLAQTGTGKTASFALPILEHLIKTPRANTPKQPRVLVLAPTRELVAQISDSFKAYARHMKFTQAVVFGGVGQGRQVEAMRRGVDVLVAAPGRLLDLMGQGFIDLSGLEILVLDEADRMLDMGFVRDIRRIMTFVPEQRQTLLFSATMPRSIEDLAASLLNDPARVEVAPPSSTVDRIQQAVMFVNGAGDKRDALLNMVESPKVSRAVVFTLMKHEANKVAEFLNKNNVVAEAIHGNKSQGARERAMKGFRSGSVKVLVATDIAARGIDVDDVSHVFNYDLPNVPESYVHRIGRTARAGRDGWAVSFCDAEQRAWLRDIERTIGKTVPVVRDHPWHSDEAEASTMRPPVLGGGGRGRGGPRGGGAPGGGRGGPRRSGGGARSGGRSGAPAGRM, from the coding sequence ATGACCAAATTTTCCGATCTTGCTCTTGCTCCACCACTGCTGAAGGCATTGGCAGAGCAGGGTTATGATACACCCACTCCTATTCAGGAACGTTCCATCCCCTATCTGTTGCAGGGGCGTGATCTGCTGGGTTTAGCCCAGACAGGCACAGGCAAAACTGCATCTTTTGCGCTGCCTATTCTGGAACATCTGATTAAAACCCCCCGTGCAAACACGCCCAAACAGCCGCGCGTTCTGGTGCTGGCGCCTACGCGTGAGCTTGTGGCCCAGATTAGCGATAGCTTTAAGGCTTATGCGCGCCACATGAAGTTTACGCAGGCCGTTGTGTTTGGTGGTGTAGGGCAGGGCCGACAGGTTGAAGCCATGCGCCGTGGCGTAGATGTGCTGGTGGCTGCACCGGGCCGTCTGCTTGATCTGATGGGCCAAGGCTTTATTGATCTGTCCGGTCTGGAAATTCTGGTGCTGGATGAAGCCGACCGTATGCTGGACATGGGTTTTGTGCGCGATATCCGCCGCATTATGACCTTTGTGCCAGAACAGCGTCAGACGCTTCTGTTCTCTGCCACCATGCCGCGCAGCATTGAAGATCTGGCAGCATCTTTGCTGAATGATCCGGCGCGCGTTGAAGTGGCGCCGCCTTCCAGCACGGTGGATCGTATTCAGCAGGCTGTCATGTTTGTAAATGGCGCGGGCGATAAGCGCGATGCGCTGCTGAACATGGTAGAATCCCCCAAGGTTTCCCGCGCTGTTGTGTTCACGCTCATGAAGCATGAAGCCAACAAAGTTGCGGAATTCCTGAACAAGAACAACGTGGTGGCAGAGGCCATTCACGGCAACAAGTCTCAGGGTGCGCGTGAGCGGGCCATGAAGGGCTTCCGTTCTGGTTCCGTTAAAGTGCTGGTGGCAACGGATATTGCTGCTCGCGGTATTGATGTGGATGACGTAAGCCACGTGTTCAATTACGATCTGCCAAACGTGCCAGAAAGCTACGTGCACCGCATTGGTCGTACAGCACGTGCCGGGCGTGATGGCTGGGCTGTTTCCTTCTGCGATGCAGAACAGCGGGCTTGGCTGCGCGATATTGAACGCACCATTGGCAAAACCGTACCGGTGGTTCGGGATCATCCGTGGCATTCTGATGAGGCCGAAGCTTCCACCATGCGCCCGCCTGTTCTGGGTGGCGGTGGCCGGGGCCGTGGTGGCCCGCGCGGTGGTGGTGCTCCCGGTGGTGGCCGTGGTGGCCCGCGCCGTTCTGGTGGTGGTGCCCGCAGTGGTGGCCGTTCCGGTGCACCTGCTGGCCGCATGTAA
- a CDS encoding exonuclease/endonuclease/phosphatase family protein has product MNKHAKACLLKPLLHRWKKNPLKGPSFFFSALVLAACCLTFTSATAADTLKLSTWNLDWLLDPAHPGYAQAPPDIPHRTSTDISSLASYAAHLQGDIVALQEIESPASAGQLFPLARYHLPISQDHVLQHTALAVRADIPFEQNPDVTALDAYATAPATHHHLRSGLDITVHQNGQAPRILVVHLKAGCPDNLPHASRPACATLWQQFAALDDWVTARAQKHEAFAIMGDFNRHLTVHDPLFLTLLCIAPLDLVTAGTASPCQGGSYFIDHIILGGAARAWKIPNSLRVIPLAEKTGQNLSDHCPVSVSLHLPSTKERPQP; this is encoded by the coding sequence ATGAACAAACACGCAAAAGCCTGCCTATTAAAACCGTTATTACACAGATGGAAGAAAAATCCGCTTAAAGGCCCTTCGTTCTTCTTTTCTGCACTTGTTCTGGCTGCGTGTTGCCTGACTTTTACTTCGGCAACCGCAGCAGATACTCTTAAACTCAGCACATGGAATTTAGATTGGCTGCTTGATCCGGCACACCCCGGTTACGCACAGGCTCCGCCAGATATTCCACACCGCACATCTACCGACATCTCCAGCCTTGCCAGCTATGCCGCCCATTTGCAGGGCGATATTGTGGCCTTGCAGGAAATAGAAAGCCCCGCCAGTGCCGGGCAGCTTTTTCCATTAGCGCGCTATCATCTTCCCATAAGCCAAGATCATGTGTTGCAACATACGGCGCTGGCTGTGCGTGCGGATATTCCGTTTGAGCAAAACCCAGATGTTACAGCGCTGGATGCCTACGCAACGGCCCCGGCCACACACCACCACTTACGCAGCGGGTTGGATATTACAGTGCACCAGAACGGGCAGGCCCCACGTATTCTGGTAGTGCATCTTAAAGCCGGATGCCCGGATAATCTGCCCCATGCTTCCCGCCCCGCCTGCGCAACACTCTGGCAGCAATTTGCTGCGCTGGATGATTGGGTGACCGCTCGTGCCCAAAAGCATGAAGCCTTCGCCATTATGGGGGATTTCAACCGTCACCTTACGGTGCATGATCCACTGTTTCTTACGCTTTTGTGCATTGCTCCGCTGGATCTGGTAACCGCTGGCACAGCAAGCCCCTGCCAAGGCGGCAGCTATTTTATAGACCACATTATTCTGGGTGGCGCGGCACGGGCATGGAAAATTCCCAATTCCTTACGCGTGATACCTTTGGCCGAGAAAACCGGGCAAAACCTCTCTGACCACTGCCCTGTTTCTGTCTCACTACATCTGCCATCCACCAAAGAACGGCCGCAGCCATAG